A genomic window from Daphnia carinata strain CSIRO-1 chromosome 9, CSIRO_AGI_Dcar_HiC_V3, whole genome shotgun sequence includes:
- the LOC130700966 gene encoding glutathione peroxidase 7-like codes for MLCYHVLIFFFVTLAISKSDDLPDFYTFTVQDIEGEEVSLEEYRGKVSLVVNVASLCGYTDSSYRGLKRLQDILGYSQKFNVLAFPCNQFGEQEPYEDEVILNFAKTNYDVEFPIFSKVDVIGENAHPAFKNLINQSSVHPDWNFYKYLVDHNGRVLKAWSTKTTVEEIFDSCKAALDSIPEASAATDAGDASDLPSSPADVVSKDEL; via the exons ATGCTTTGCTATCACGtgctaatatttttttttgttactcttGCAATATCTAAAAGTGACGATCTGCCAGATTTTTACACGTTTACCGTTCAGGATATAGAAGGCGAAGAAGTGTCATTGGAAGAATACCGAGGAAAG GTTTCTTTAGTAGTCAATGTTGCTAGTTTATGTGGGTACACTGACAGTAGTTACAGAGGGTTGAAAAGACTACAAGATATTCTTGGATATAGCCAAAAGTTCAATGTCCTGGCTTTCCCTTGTAATCAGTTTGGAGAACAGGAACCATATGAAGATGAagttattttgaattttgccaAAACTAACTATGATGTTGAGTTTCCCATTTTCTCCAAAGTTGATGTAATAGGTGAAAATGCCCATCCAGCATTCAAAAATCTCATAA ATCAGTCATCTGTTCACCCTGATTGGAACTTTTACAAATATTTAGTCGATCATAATGGAAGAGTGTTAAAGGCATGGAGTACTAAAACAACCGTTGAAGAAATTTTTGACAG TTGTAAGGCAGCTCTTGATTCTATTCCCGAAGCATCTGCCGCAACAGATGCAGGTGATGCTTCCGATCTGCCGTCGTCACCGGCCGATGTTGTCTCTAAAGATGAACTGTAA
- the LOC130700955 gene encoding phosrestin-2-like codes for MSSSAADSVFTKMTPNGKITLFIPQREFVDYLSWIQPIDAAIVVDREYVHPERSIAVQLISMVRYGREDDEVMGLNLSKEICLANVIVNKVPMPEHLTDMQANLLRIYGDTCYPFHFEWPSGVGPSLTIQQPSAMKGEPCGIKHFIEVFCLYRGSCQPHKRSTIQFDVELIQRHGSAEKSAVWIPPAVTVSRPLLLALGRVDMEVCLEKTSVVDGEPLIINISIANQSNKNIRGMKITLTQFYKLSFSEGKRKVPVNRMETNTGFPIAPGGTLNQTVMLVPRATMGTKQEGLAVRRCVSSNVSQLAPSTLFADPSHSDIFGFVISYRVRVKLNVCQTPLKATVMAEMPIFIVAKRDSEHFSHQPIGIEKCPDNSSITFRNRSSAFSK; via the exons ATTACCCTGTTCATACCACAAAGAGAATTTGTTGACTATCTATCATGGATTCAACCAATAG ATGCAGCAATAGTGGTGGATCGCGAATATGTTCATCCGGAACGTTCAATTGCTGTGCAGTTAATTAGCATGGTACGTTATGGGCGCGAAGATGACGAAGTGATGGGTTTAAAcctatcaaaagaaatatgtCTGGCCAACGTGATTGTAAACAAAGTGCCCATGCCAGAGCATCTAACGGATATGCAG GCAAATCTTCTACGGATTTATGGAGACACTTGCTATCCCTTTCATTTCGAATGGCCGTCAGGTGTTGGGCCGAGTTTAACTATTCAACAGCCATCGGCGATGAAAGGAGAACCCTGTGGAATAAAACACTTCATCGAAGTCTTTTGTCTCTACAGAGGAAGTTGCCAACCTCATAAACG GAGCACTATCCAATTTGATGTGGAATTGATTCAGAGACACGGATCGGCTGAGAAATCGGCCGTTTGGATACCGCCAGCAGTTACAGTCAGTCGACCTCTGCTGCTCGCTCTCGGTCGCGTGGATATGGAAGTTTGTTTAGAAAAGACATCCGTCGTCGATGGCGAACCGCTTATCATCAATATTTCTATTGCCAATCAGTCCAACAAAAACATCAGAGGGATGAAA ATCACATTGACTCAATTTTATAAGCTCTCCTTTTCCGAGGGTAAACGCAAAGTGCCAGTAAATCGCATGGAAACGAACACCGGCTTTCCCATTGCACCCGGAGGAACCCTAAATCAG ACTGTTATGCTTGTTCCGCGTGCCACTATGGGTACTAAACAAGAGGGGTTAGCTGTTCGGCGGTGTGTAAGTTCAAACGTCTCCCAGTTAGCACCAAGCACCCTTTTTGCCGATCCGAGCCATTCTGATATTTTTGGTTTCGTCATCTCTTACCGAGTTCGTGTCAAGCTTAATGTCTGCCAGACACCACTGAAGGCAACCGTAATGGCTGAAATGCCTATCTTTATTGTTGCTAAACGAGATAGCGAACATTTCTCGCATCAGCCGATTGGGATAGAGAAATGCCCTGATAATTCTTCAATAACTTTTCGGAATCGAAG CTCCGCTTTTTCCAAATAA
- the LOC130700946 gene encoding inactive selenide, water dikinase-like protein translates to MESSNVTPEALAAVQAVQLELTGENATTLSLRRPFDPVAHDLDASFRLTRYADLKGUGCKCSQDVLGKLLLSAGLQDDDANIQDHEQNQYLHFPYTRIGVGMDASVTPLRHGGLSLVQTTDFFYPLVDDPYMQGKITAANVLSDLYAMGVTECDNMLMLIGVSTKMTEKERDIVMPLMMRGFKDCALEAGTNVTGGQTVMNPWCTIGGVASSVCQTSELIMPDNAVVGDVLVLTKPLGTQVAVNAHQWLDLQDRWNRIKLVVSEDDVRKAYLRSIDSMARLNRTAARLMHKYNAHAATDVTGFGLLGHAQNLAAHQKNEVSFVIHNLPVIAKMAAVAKACGNMFQLLQGLSAETSGGMLICLPREQAAAYCKDIEKTEGYQAWIIGIVEKGNRTARIIDKPRVIEVPAKEKEGELW, encoded by the exons ATGGAGTCATCCAACGTTACACCGGAGGCCCTAGCTGCTGTCCAAGCAGTTCAGTTGGAGTTGACTGGAGAAAATGCGACGACCTTGTCATTAAGGCGACCCTTCGATCCTGTTGCTCATGATCTGGACGCATCTTTCCGATTGACGCGCTATGCGGATTTAAAAGGATGAGGGTGTAAGTGTTCCCAAGATGTTCTTGGGAAACTGCTATTGTCTGCAGGGCTTCAGGATGATGATGCAAACATCCAAGATCATGAGCAGAACCAATATCTTCATTTTCCCTACACAAGAATCG gTGTTGGCATGGATGCATCAGTTACACCCCTTCGCCATGGAGGCCTTTCTCTTGTGCAGACAACAGATTTTTTCTATCCATTAGTAGATGACCCTTACATGCAAG GGAAGATAACTGCTGCCAACGTTTTGAGTGATTTGTATGCCATGGGTGTAACAGAGTGTGACAACATGCTGATGTTAATTGGTGTTTCAACCAAAatgacagaaaaagaaagagacattGTGATGCCACTTATGATGCGTGGTTTTAAG GACTGTGCCTTGGAGGCTGGTACAAATGTAACAGGTGGCCAAACAGTTATGAACCCATGGTGTACCATTGGAGGGGTAGCGTCTTCTGTGTGCCAAACGTCAGAACTCATAAT GCCAGACAATGCCGTTGTAGGAGATGTGCTGGTTTTAACAAAGCCATTGGGCACGCAAGTAGCTGTCAATGCGCACCAGTGGTTGGATTTGCAAGATCGCTGGAACAGGATTAAATTGGTCGTTTCGGAAGATGACGTACGTAAAGCTTACCTACGTTCGATTGATTCCATGGCAAGATTGAATAGGACAG CTGCTCGTTTGATGCACAAATATAACGCTCATGCGGCTACGGATGTGACTGGATTTGGACTTTTAGGTCATGCACAGAACCTTGCTGCCCATCAGAAGAATGAAGTTTCGTTTGTTATACATAATTTACCTGTCATAGCAAAAATGGCTGCTGTTGCCAAGGCATGTGGTAATATGTTTCAGCTGCTTCAAGGCCTTTCTGCCGAAACTTCAG GTGGGATGTTAATCTGCCTTCCTCGTGAGCAAGCTGCCGCCTACTGTAAAGACATTGAGAAAACGGAGGGCTATCAAGCATGGATTATAGGAATAGTGGAAAAAGGCAATCGAACTGCGCGAATTATTGATAAACCTCGAGTTATTGAAGTTCcagctaaagaaaaagaaggtgaacTTTGGTAG